Proteins from a single region of Artemia franciscana chromosome 20, ASM3288406v1, whole genome shotgun sequence:
- the LOC136039906 gene encoding acyl-CoA-binding protein homolog, with protein sequence MSLDERFNKAAEDVKNLTKRPTDEELLELYALFKQATVGDNTTARPGMFDLKGKYKWDKWDSKKGMAQDAAKEAYIALAQEIIAKYA encoded by the exons ATGTCCCTTGATGAG AGGTTTAACAAGGCTgctgaagatgttaaaaatctAACAAAACGACCAACAGATGAGGAGCTGTTAGAACTGTATGCTTTGTTCAAGCAAGCAACTGTTGGGGATAATACTactg cccGTCCGGGTATGTTTGATCTGAAAGGAAAGTACAAATGGGACAAATGGGACTCGAAGAAAGGAATGGCTCAAGACGCAGCTAAAGAAGCATATATTGCCCTTGCTCAAGAAATCATTGCGAAATATGCCTAG